aagtacattaatatatttaataatatatctagaaatatattgcatataaatatattatatgcaaatattatatatataatgtatgtcaCAGTCCAAAAATATCAAGTAAACTACTTccacattgtaaaaaaaaaaagcaaagtgaaGAATCTGGTCCAGCCATGCCTGAGGAGAAATAAAGATACTTCTATAAGTGGTCATACTTTTTGTCAGGTGAAATATTGATTCCATTTGCAGAATCAAATCCTTCCGCTACCACTTTAACTTCATTGGGACTGTAGTAAACAACATTTGCCCAGTGTAAGTTCAAGTATGTTTCCAAATACTttaagaaaggatcagagaaatAGTGGTCATTGGTGGCATAGAAATGTGACGGTCCAACAGCTACAATATCATTcacactgaaagagaaaaataacatgtgagagaaaatgaaaagccagTTGGTCTCCACAGTAAAGATTAAGTATCCAAAAGGTTTACACAATATGTGCTTTGAAGTTTGGGTAACAGGTTTCCCAGGAAAGGCTCAGCTAAAGTCACAAAACTGCAGTCACATGCAGCCTACCTGAATATCATTTTCCAGAGAACAATTTAATGTAGAACCAGGTAATTTGAAGGCAGGTCATTTAGAAATTATGGCAGgattattataaaagaaaaaaaggacttgGTGTCAACAGGGTGTTTTCTTGACAGCAAGAAATGTAGGGTTTAACAACACTATGAAAGAACACTGCTATCCCCAGTATGGAATGGGATAAAGCCTCATTGGCTGGTGAGCTGGTTGGCCATCAATAACCTTTACCTAGCTCTCATTTACTCAGTTGCTGGATTTTTCCTGAGTTCCTTTGCCTAGTTATTAGTCAAACTAAGGCTGACTGTTCAATTTTTACCTGACTCACAAAGCTGACCTGCCGAGAATGAACAGGCACTCAATAAGCACCTGCAGAGAGATGGATGATGAAATTGCCATAGTACAATGCTTCAGGTGAGAGATTTATACACTAAAAACAATTACAGTTTTAAAACCAGTAGGCAAGGGTGTTATTAAATGTAAATTCCAATTATCCTATGCAAAAATTTCTGAAAGAGCTTCATTCccttttgttaaataaaaaacaaagctaCAGGGAAGGTGGGTCCCCTCTCCTGAAAGAGCTCTGGAATGCAGAGGCTGCCCAGATGGTATTTTTGCTCCTATTTATTATGAAGTGCATTTCTGGAAGAATGATTGGAAGTTACATGCTAAGCCCTACATAGGGaagtggaaattaaaaatattcatcaAGTTCAAACTTTAAAGAAGCAGTAGGCTAATGCAAGCTGAGCTGGGGAGGTACACAATTCTCTTCTGGCCACATCACCAACTGGCTGTAAATTCCTGAAGTAGTAGCGACCCACTTCCAGTCTTAATCCCTTCAATTCTGTAGGGCCATTAGCCCACAGCCACTATTAACCCCGTGAAAGGACTTCGTACTAGTCCCATACAAACATAAAAACTCTATAAAAAGCAGGCAGGACTAGTATTATTATCTGGATGACATTCAAGGTGACAGCCAGAAAAATggtgaggtcttttttttttctactaccAAGGTGGCTCTGAAAAGCATCTCCTCTGTTGTCCAGCATTTCATCATTTCTCGAGGGAGTTCACCCAGAGTCCTGATTGTTATAATGAGAGATATGTCCTTCTCTACAAGGAAACTATACACACattctatgtatatatacacacattttatatatataaaatacatatatatgtgtgtgtgcatttatttTAGCACTTACAAAAGGTGAATATTCCCACCATGGTGAATATTTCAAAATGCTAGAGATAAAAAGGAGAATGAACAAAAGGTCTAAGTACCTTGGAAGAAGGTCATGTTTGATTGTTTTTAGATGCAAAAGagaattttcttcttcttcaaatttaaaaatttccactGTATTCTTGAATTCTGGGTGGTTTACAACAAAGAGATAAACTGTGTCATCTGAAGAATTGAAAGAACAGAGTTAATTTACAAGACATAACCATAGGACCACTGGGCAGACGCTGACATTTAAATACCACAGGCAAGGAAAGGTTGAATGTACAAGCTGTTAGACGACCTAGCAAgtcattcttcttccccacctttacaatcactgtctgGTTATTTCTGATCATTGGTTCCCTGACCTTTAAGGAGTGTTTCCTACTCATATACAGAATTCATGTATAATCTGTTTGTAGTTTAATTCAGAAATATAGCTCTTTTTTAATGCAATGACCAGAAGCATATGAAAAGGTTATGAAGTCTAAACATCCTTTCAGGTGTTAACTGTTAGAAATTTCAAAATGTAGCATAACTCGCTGCTAGCTGAAGAGGCAAATTATCAATTTATTTGTATGAAGAATACAGAAAGAATTCATGAGTTAATTGCTCTTCTCTTATACAGATACTGCCTAGATCTATTTTTCACAGTCATCTGCAAGCCATTATAAGTTTCTTAATACTGATAGCTCATCGGCTCTTACCTCTGTCTATAAAAGTGCTGATACCATGTGGATTAAATGAAGCCAAACTGAACCCACGGCTGATTCTTAATTCCAGTGCCCTTGGGTTTTCTTCCTTTAGATCCATCATTAGTATTCCTCCAGGCCTATCTGGTGCAAAGCTGTGGAGTCCTGGATATTTTAGACCCTTTTCAACACaggaaaagttaaatataaatgcTTAAGTAGTTTTATAGACTAAAAGTGGGAACTATAAATAAATGATAACTAGAGCATTTGGTTAACGGTGGTAGGATAAAGCTacaaacaaagaaagcagagaggaCACAATAGAAGAAATAGTTGGGAGCTAGAAAGCTGAAAAAGAATCAATTGATTTTTCTGAGCTGAGGCAGGAGACTAGGGGTTTAGTCTCTTCAAAGGGTAGGTGGAGGGGAACGAGccttaataaatattataataaatattaatattaaataataatatagtCTCCAAACTATTCAAtgacaaaacatttaaatatatagggaaaaaaacagataaagtaGAAGTTGGAATAATATTCATTTTCAAACAATACATACTTCTCAACATCTCAAATAACATCCTCATAAGTGCTCAGCAATCCACATCATGCTAAAATGAACACtaaaaaattcattctttttgatttttaatgTTCAAATAACCTGTAAGAGATTCTTAGATTATCACAGGAATTCAGAGAAGCCAGCCTTTGTACTCCATACACTCCTCCAATGGCTAGTCATTCTAACTCAGTCTAGAAATTGGGAGATATCAGGTAGAGTGCATGGTGGGGTTACTGACTGTTGACCCTCAAGTCCTTAGCCTGCTCTGTGCTTCTACAAAGCCCCCTATCCCACAACTCTTTGCTATACCTTTATAAAACAGTCTTAAATATTTCTGCtgattaatttttctgtataaattttgGGAATTAAGTTACCATCCTTCATGAAACCTtattatactattattattacattttctatttgattttttatGTTAGCTTTGAGGTGATCCTCAAGCCTCTAACTATGGAATAAGATGGGATGCATAGATGGGCTAAAAAGCCCAGAAGAACAAACAGTTACTACGATGTCTGAGTTTCTCATTTAGAAAGGAGCGTATTCTGGGAAGGATTAGAGACAATGCTGAGtgaattaaaaaacagaagtaaAGTGGGATTGTTcctaagtttgaaaaaaaaagaaagtcatataTGAAAGGAAGGATAACagaaaaaaagtagaagaaattcTGACATGCCTACAAGATTATTGTGACTGTAATAAGCCCCTCAGCTAAAATGGCTAGAGATTTATGTGCTTGGAGACCTCACTTCTAATTCAGAATTATTCTTGCAGGGGGAAATCTTTAAAGAGGTGAGTTCTGGGTTACACAAATCTCTGAGAAGActtccttggaaaaaaaaaagcaattgtcTTCTACTCTATTCAGGATTTGTGTATCTCTAGTTATGAGGATTTTTGAGCAGAAGTCCCAGTGTTTCTTCCAAAGCATAGAGACATATGTAAGCCTGCGCTGCTAAACAAACCCAGAGTCCTACTAGGAATATCACTTTACTCATTCTGTACAGGTAATTCGATACAACTTTACTTgtaaaagtatatatttaaaatataagttaAATAGTGGTGTTTCTGCCAAAGCCCACAGGGCTCCTATTTTCCCTCAGTGTTAATACCCCCTGCTCGCAGTCTTTCATATCAACACCACCAGGAGCCATCAGGATTTCTCATCGAAGCTGAGTTCTCTCACCTTTCTCCCAAGTCTGCCAACTATTTTATTAGTGTTGCAACTCTCTTCTAAAGCACCTCCAACTTCTTCACATCCCTCCTGAATCTCAAGAGCCTGAAAATAATGTCTGCTGAGATGGAACAGAATAATTACAGGCTGCCTTCCAGCTGGGGTACTTCTTCCTCAAAAGAAACCAAGCCCAGGAACATGCCACGGACCTGCACCAGGGCCCAAGCCAGGGAAGGAGAATGGTCAGAACTTCCTCTTCGGCCCATTTATTCAGTTTTCAGTCAGAATGGATGTTGGTGTAGGCCAGCATCACACAGACCAGGCAATTTTAAAGTCTTTCTAATGTGTGCCCAGAAGGTTATTATTTGTAAGCACCTAAGAATTATGTCAAAAGTGAAGGGTATAAAATAAACTCAGTTGATGACTTTCAACTTAAGATAGACTATTCaggggggaaagaaagaaagaaaaagcactgGCTTTGGTATGGGAAAGTTGgtatattgtttgaaaataagCAATAGCAGCAAGAATATTACTTTTAAATTGAACATTTAATGGAAATAAAGGTAGATGCtccatttaaaatagtaaatgtaGTATCAAATATCCACACCAATGGCCAAAATAcctttttaataacaaaaatcttAAGAcactgattgccctggctagttTAGTGCAATGCAGTGGAGACACAAAGAGCAAAATGCCTTTTTCAAAAGGCAAAGAGCTTTTCATCTCTACATTTAGACAAGCTTGAAGAACTTTTCCAAGATCTTATTTGACCTGTCTTTTTTACAGAATGTATTTTTGAAAGTGAGGAATGTTAAAAAACAAGTTACTGCTCCACAGGCCTCATCACACTCCCTCAGTCCTCCTCAACTGAGCATGTGCAAAGAAGATACTCACCACACTAAAGAAAGCCAGGCCATTGGGAAGTATGTCGATATCTTCAGAGCCAGCTTCTGTAAGTTCAAGAAATAGATAAACGTCATTTTCAAATTCTGCGATTTGTTAGATATAGCACAACTAGACTATGTTTACTTCATCAGTGTCTGTATCTTTAGGAATGGTTCCAATATTTTGCTGAGGAACTACTCTCTTTAATAAATGTCAGTCTAAATCCCTTCCTGCAGTGAACTTCTGACTTTAAATGTTAGATATTTTATGTTTACTCAAATCAAAGTCAAGCAGTCACCACATTTCTAGCTCTAGTACAGAAAAGTTGACATCTGTACACCCTGATGATAAACATCCAGATGTCTGTACAAAAGTAATTGACATCAGGGGAATATTACTTTTGAAATGAGGGGCTCATAGTCATTTAACCATGCAAATGTCCTTGTCCTTTTCTCTGCTCATTCAATCTGAAGCAAACACAGACATTTCTCTCATTAACAGAGATAAACACCTGGGATTACATattcctcctttaaaaaaaaatgtctgcttGTTCTCAGAAGTGAAGAAAGCTTTCcatttaatctttaaatttaGGCTTTAAGTTACAGAAAAAActagcaaaagaaaatgaaaactaccaTGCACCTAATCCTGTTGAAGCTCCTAACATTTGTTTCTGAGGCAGGCTACACTTACTATTGATTGTTTATTGATCGTCTGCAGTACATTCCACATGGCACAGCAAATAATTAGACTAAGACCTTCCCAACAGTCTCACTGTACAAATTCTGTAGACAGATAATAGACCCaaacagaagaaaagaggaataaaaatggCTTAGATTAAGTCAAATCATGACACATTCTTCGAGTCCACAAAACCCAGTCTTCTCCTTTAAGACCTCTCCAAAGGATTCTTCCAAGATTATTTCTAGGTTGTCAAAAACAAACAGTGTCTACCCagccattttggttttgattcatGAGTTTGCATTTGGATGGCTGCCTCCCGTGTTGCTCGCTCTATCATAACAgtggagaaaagcaaaataaaataaaaatgccaagCACTTCACTTTGTGAAGTGACTGCAATCATGAATGCTGTGATGCCAGTTTCCTGGAAAGTATACATAAAGGCTTAAGCATGGTATAGTGTAAGAGTTCTTAGCCTGGGGTCTGTACTCTCCTAAGGAACTACAGATGGATTTCAAAGAGTCTATGAACCCTCTGAAATTCTGTGCAATGCAAAATATCTTCTATATGTACAGATGAACAATTTTCTGTGAAAGGGGTCTTTGGCTTTCTATGAACCCTCTGAAATTCTGTACAATGCAAAATATCTTCTATATGTACAGATGAGCGATTTTCTGTGAAAGGGGTCTTTGGCTTTCAGCAGATCCAAAAAAGGGTCTGTGATACCCCAGAAAGGCTAAAAACCATTGAACTCTGGTCCCATGTGGTTCTCAACTGGTAATGAGCAGGGACCACGAGAACTCTCCCCCACCTGAACATacacaaatacaaacacaaaaacacccacgcacacatatgcacatgtgcATACAGACAAGAATTCTAGACCCAGTTTTCCTTTCTGGACTCATTTAATAGGAGCTCAATTAATTAAAGTTTGTTGTTCCTGAAAATATACATAAGGCAATTTAATTTCAATGTTTACATGATTACacacatagaaaaagaaaagacatagaaaaaaataacaatgtttCTTTGGGCAGTAGGGCTATGTGTGATTTTCGTTTACTTCTTTAaacttttctttgtttaaatttttctacAAATAATAGTATTTTCTTAATAATCAAGGAaagcacaattttttaaaagtattttcatttCACCCACATTGTAACTTCTTTCTGTTTAATCCTATTGCCTAAttccaagaagaaaaataagtcttATCTATAGCTTTCTTTAGAATATTTTTGAGATCTACTCCCTCATCTTCATTTCTATAGCCATTACTACAATAGGCTTGTATCATCTCATATCAGCTCTTTGGTGTGATCACAGATCTCTTTGGTATGACTGAGTAGTCAATGCTGGAgaagttttttttctcctcaaattCAATAATCATAGTAGTAGCAATAGTAATAGCTACTAACATATATTGTTTACCAAGTACTAGGCTCcttgtattttatatacattaattcttaaaattttcatAACCCTAATAAGCactattattatctttttttttagagTTGAGAATATAGAGACTTTGAAAGCTTAGGAAAATCATTCAGAATCACAGAATGGGAAGCTGATATTCAAGACCTTTTGTTCTGACTTAAAAGCACATACAAAAAATTCAATCTAGCATTTAACAAATTATCTCTGTTAGAAGCATCACCTGGTTCCTCTCTAAAGACACTTCACTTTGCAAATTCAGCTGTGGTCAAAATAGGGTGGTTTTCTCCCCAGAATGTTTACTGTTGCGCCTCTCACCAAGATCTTCACCaattcatattctgtacttttctttAACCCTTCTTTCAAGACCCTCTTTCTCCAGAAAGTCTTCCAGCTTAGCACATCTGTTTTTGATCTCTGCTTATTCCTTCAGCAATTAACTGTCTGGATCAAAGACAGCCAAGTACTCCCCAGTgtctatatttcttttcttccttttcagctACAGGCACATAGTGACACAACTACAGACATTCCCTACCCTTTCTTGCTGATGGACTTGGCCATTTGTTTAAACTCAGGTTAATGGGATATGATAGGACAGAATGTATGCAATTTTATTGGGTAAAACAAAGTAAAAGTAACATCCAAGTAAATTTCCTTTCTACCACTTCCTGCTGGGAAATGGCAACAACTGGACTCCTAGTCTTGGACCAAGATGGAAGCAATATGCTAAAGATAGTTGTATTGCTTCACCAGCCTTTGTCCCACAATGACTGTATGACATGTAGCTACCAACCTAGAATATTTGCTAATTTTGGTACTGCATGTAACAGAAAATAGGTTTCTCTCTTTTCTAAGTTACTTACTGTAACTTTCTAACAACAAACCAGCCCTTGCCATACCCAATAGAGTACCCAATATGTAATGTagcttattattttcttctttagtttactaGTCAGGTATGTGTGTTAATCACTCTGGGAAGAAGATACTATTCGGAAAGAGAATTTGcaaaagttacttaacctctctgaaccttgggTCCTTAtctgttataaaaagaaaaaagaaaaaatacatgtttatcTCACAGTAAtgggtttttctgtttttattttcataggtAGATTATACAGTACTTGATGAAAAGGGTTACAAACTTTAATGCTGTTTTTCTTAACCTCCCAAGCAGCCGTTATTATAAAGATTTTGATTACCAAGTGTATAAAACTATTAATTAACTCAAGAGAGATAATCCATTCAAAATTTTATATTAGTCCAGGACTCACTCTGAATGCCatcattttcaaaaacatttagaaaatgttttaaacacTTAAGCCTCAACTAGAATTAACTAACTCATtgtaatatttactatttggatGTTGATATTATGCATAATCTTAGTTTCTGTCTGTAAGATACACTGGGAATACAAAAAAGGGAATAAATAGGGGCTTACTTTCTGCCCCACAGAGTTCATCCACACTGTATGATACGTGGTAGATGATTATCATTTATTAAAACAGAAAGAGATGATATGATATGTATAAAGCACCCAAGTGTTGCAAAGTTCATTTCCAGTCATGGTGAATGTAGTATTGTGgggcacacacacgcacgcgtgcgtgcatgtgtgtgtgttgatggTGGTGGAAGGGAAAGGAGAACCCCTCCTGGAGGGGTTGGATGGCCTTCAGAGCATGGCTACTACTGTTTCCACAgtggaaactaaaaataaagaacCGCTCTACCCTTGCTGGCTACCGTAAGAACTTTTGCTGTATGGGGATGTATGCCCAGCACTGTTACTCCTTGTAATCAAAGACCATGGAATAAGTAGCTGTCATTAAAAACTTATAACCACAAGCTATTATTAACCATTATGCATCGCTAACATagcattcaacaaatgttcacATAGTGTGTGCTAAGCACAGaggaaaagcaaagaagaaaggaaaaaaaaagcacatttctAATTAGATCTAAGAATGTATCCCAAATGTGCTTCTAATCACTCATCATCTTCGCTCTGTTGCCTTGTGAAGTGCCTCAGAGGCATTAAACACTTCACGAGAGGGGCCATAGGTGACATATTTCCTCATTCTTTCCAATCCCAGACAGCAGCTCGCACACATCACAACATAAAGGTCAAAAACACAGACAGATGCCTGTTCAGAATACAAATGCTGCTGGGCTTGTGTTTCTCCGAGGAGCCCTCCATCCCAGTGAGTTGTGATGCAATACACTTGGCAGTTTGTCCTGTAATGTGTCTAGTGGTGCCCTATTGTCTACTCTGAGACTCGAATTCACAGAAGGCAGGATTCACAGGGGCCAAGGGCTGTTTGATGATTTGCTAATTATTAACTCAGTAGCAAGAGTAACCTCAGAGATCACTGACTCAACTTCCCAACCTTGTTCAACACCCCTCACAGATGTCATCTGGCTTTTGCTTGGTGACCAGTTCGGAGGGGACTCCATGACtgtggcaggaggcaggaggcaggaggctgccACTGAGTTTCTTGGGATTCCAGACAACCTTTGTTCTAGAACTGTGTGTATTATCCAGCACAAGACTAGTCAACCTGGTATTTGATACTGAGTTTGAATCTTCCTGCTAAATGTTCAGACAACTGAAACAGAGAGGAAAAGCCCCAGGAGAAAAATGTCAAGACAGACAGGGCTATGAAAAAGTGCAGAAGTACCAATGGAAAAGAGGAGACAGAGCAAAGAGCAAACAGATGTGACAAGAAGGAGACGTGAATAACAGAACTGGAAGGAAGTAATGAGTGGAAAGGCTGCTCTGAAAACCAGTATGTTTCATAAAGTGAAGCCTTCTTGTGTGTGACCCAGAGAAGGATCACCACATTATTTTTGCTCAAAGAGCAAAATGTCTAGTGAACCCTGTCTAGAGTTTAATGTGATTGTGAATATGAGGTACTGAGTTTTTAGAGTTGACAACATGAGGGCAATTTCACAATAACTATCAAAACTTTAAACAGACATGCTAACTAACTAAACAACAACCCTGCTGTTAAGGATTCAACctacacataaacaaacacaagagcCACATGTCCATTGATATTCCCTGATTCACTTGAACTTGCAAAAAACTGCAACCACTCAAATGGGCATTAATAGGGAATTGGTTAAGTAAATCATGGTATgtgcaaatattaaaaagaatgaggtagaGAACCACGTGCTGATGGGAAAAGCTGCTCACACTGCATTGGGAAAAAAGCAGGCTGCAGAATTTAATCTTAGACTAAGATGCCATTTGTGAAAAaagtatgtatatgcatgtatgtgtttgCATTTGCACTAGAAGTATTGTtgagagatttttattttctgctttataaTGTCTCTTCCTTCTGACTTACCTTCAGGGGCTGACTACTAGACTAATGAAACATAGATTTCAGTGCCCAGACATGACAAAGAACACAGACTTATACAAAACTAGTTCAGAAAAGTCACTAAacaagcaagaaataaaaaaataaacataggtTTATGCAAGTAATTAATAAATTACAGTGAAAGtaagagagaagaaatacagGGTGCATGAAATCAAAAGAGATTGACAGAAGGTGTTTTGGTTAGTTTAATGTGACTTTTTTCCTCTGATAAATAGCAGTTGTGTGGCAAAACACTGTTAATGAGTTTTTTAGTGTTGGTGGCCAAACAATGTAAGGTGTATAATAAACATTTTCTCATACTTACCGATTCCTTTAATGAGGTGGCAGTTTGGAAGGTCTATGGATTCTACTTCTCTGGAGGCTTTAAGTCGAttcctgcttaaaaaaaaaaaaaatctatctgtTTATGTATTCCCTGCTTCATTGCAGAAAGGGTTTAAAGAGGCTTACATGAAACACAGCATAAATCTAAAGAAGatgaaagagaagatagaaaaacAAGGGCAGAAACATAAAATAGCACCAGaaatgaagttaaaataaaaatgctttatcACAAAGTTCTGTATGTGAATGTGGGTCACAAAAGAAAGTAACTCAACAAATAAAACATCTCATGCAATTCCCTATGCACACATAAGCATGGCACCAGGACATTCTCATAGCTCTAGTGTGGTGGGAAGAGCTCCAGATGTAGACCTAGAAGCCCTGTCTTCCTTCTGAGGACCTGGAGGAACCAAAAAATGCTCAGACCTTCAGACACAGTGACAGAAAAGAGGCCAAGAAAAAAATGGCACTGTCCAGAGCATGGCACACGGAAGACAC
This is a stretch of genomic DNA from Manis pentadactyla isolate mManPen7 chromosome 7, mManPen7.hap1, whole genome shotgun sequence. It encodes these proteins:
- the LOC118917034 gene encoding serum paraoxonase/arylesterase 2; translation: MGRLVAASLLGIALALLGERLLALRNRLKASREVESIDLPNCHLIKGIEAGSEDIDILPNGLAFFSVGLKYPGLHSFAPDRPGGILMMDLKEENPRALELRISRGFSLASFNPHGISTFIDRDDTVYLFVVNHPEFKNTVEIFKFEEEENSLLHLKTIKHDLLPSVNDIVAVGPSHFYATNDHYFSDPFLKYLETYLNLHWANVVYYSPNEVKVVAEGFDSANGINISPDKKYIYVADILAHEIHVLERHPNMNLTQFKVLKLDTLVDNLSIDPSSGDILVGCHPNGQKLFVYDPNNPPSSEVLRIQNILSEKPTVTTVYANNGSVLQGSSVASVYDRKLLIGTLYHRALYCEL